The following proteins are co-located in the Callithrix jacchus isolate 240 chromosome 10, calJac240_pri, whole genome shotgun sequence genome:
- the MYOD1 gene encoding myoblast determination protein 1, whose protein sequence is MELLSPPLRDVDLTGPDGSLCSFATTDDFYDDPCFDSPDLRFFEDLDPRLMHVGALLKPEEHSHFPAAAHPAPGEREDEHVRAPSGHHQAGRCLLWACKACKRKTTNADRRKAATMRERRRLSKVNEAFETLKRCTSSNPNQRLPKVEILRNAIRYIEGLQALLRDQDAAPPGAGAAFYAPGPLPPGRSGEHYSGDSDASSPRSNCSDGMMDYSGPPSGARRRNCYEGAYYSEAPSEPRPGKSVAVSSLDCLSSIVERISTESPAAPALLLAEAPPESPPRGPEAAAPSEGESGDPTQSPDDAPQCPAGANPNPIYQVL, encoded by the exons ATGGAGCTACTGTCACCACCGCTCCGCGATGTAGACCTGACGGGCCCTGACGGCTCTCTCTGCTCATTTGCCACAACGGACGACTTCTATGACGACCCGTGTTTCGACTCCCCGGACCTGCGCTTCTTCGAGGACCTGGACCCGCGCCTGATGCACGTGGGCGCGCTCCTGAAACCTGAAGAGCACTCGCACTTCCCCGCGGCAGCGCACCCGGCCCCGGGCGAGCGTGAGGACGAGCATGTGCGCGCGCCCAGCGGGCACCACCAGGCGGGCCGGTGCCTACTGTGGGCCTGCAAGGCGTGCAAGCGCAAGACCACCAACGCCGACCGCCGCAAGGCCGCCACCATGCGCGAGCGGCGCCGCCTGAGCAAAGTAAACGAGGCCTTTGAGACACTCAAGCGCTGCACGTCGAGCAACCCGAATCAGCGGTTGCCCAAGGTGGAGATCCTGCGCAACGCCATCCGCTATATCGAGGGCCTGCAGGCTCTGCTGCGGGACCAGGACGCCGCGCCCCCTGGCGCCGGAGCCGCCTTCTACGCGCCAGGCCCTCTGCCCCCAGGCCGCAGCGGAGAGCACTACAGCGGCGACTCTGACGCGTCCAGTCCGCGCTCCAACTGCTCGGACGGCATG ATGGACTACAGCGGCCCCCCAAGCGGCGCCCGGCGGCGGAACTGCTACGAAGGCGCCTACTACAGCGAGGCGCCCAGCG AACCCAGGCCCGGGAAGAGTGTCGCGGTGTCGAGCTTAGACTGCCTGTCCAGCATCGTGGAGCGCATCTCCACCGAGAGCCCTGCGGCGCCCGCACTCCTGCTGGCCGAGGCGCCCCCGGAGTCGCCTCCGCGCGGGCCAGAGGCTGCCGCCCCGAGCGAGGGAGAGAGCGGCGACCCCACCCAGTCCCCGGACGACGCCCCGCAGTGCCCTGCGGGTGCGAACCCCAACCCGATCTACCAGGTGCTCTGA